The DNA segment GCCATCTTCAGCAGCGCAAAGCGCTCCTCGGCATCCAGCACGTCCAGCATCTGCGCCAGCGCGCCCGGCGCCTCGCTGCGCGACAGGTGCATCAGCCGGTCGATCACCCTCGCTACCGACAGCGGCTCCGGCTTGTCGGGCAGATCCGGCGCCGGCCACAGCAGGGCGATGGTTTCCGCCGAATCGCCTACGAAGTCGCGGCTCATGCGATACAGCACGGGATCAACCCGTTCCTCGATCAGCCCCCGGATCACCGCCGGCTTCACCCCGGCAATGTCGAGGTCGCCCGTCAGCGCCGCCATCGCCCAGCCGCGGTCGGGATCGGGCGTGGTGCGGAGATAGTCTCCGATGAGCTTCAGCTTCGCATTGCGCGAGCGGGTGTAGATCAGCGAGTCGAGTAGCTGCGCGAAGGCGTGCATGGATGGTGCAACGCTTGGCGTGGCCGATGCGCTCCGGCTAGCGAGCATTGATGACTCGCGCGCTCCGCACCACGCTCCTGATCCTGTTGCTGACCGCTATCGCCGGCGTCGGGCTGATCGTTCATGCCTGGCGCGAGGCGCATGGCCCTGCCGTGGTGCGGCGCGGCTCAATCGCACTTCCCGATTGGCCCGCCGGCGCACCGCCGATCACGGTGGCGCTGGCGAGCGACATTCATGTCGGTGGCGGCGCCATGTCGCCCGCGCGGCTCGTGCGGGTGATGGATCAGATCGCGGCCGAACGCCCGGACCTCGCGCTGATCGCCGGTGACTTCATCCATGGGCATGAGGCGCAAACGGCGCACGCGGCGGCGCCGGCGCTCACCCGGGCCTTCCGACGGCTCCGCCCGCCGCTCGGAACGATCGCCGTACTCGGCAATCACGATAATGACAGCGATCCGGCCGGCGTGACGGCCGCGCTTCGCCGCGCCGGCGTCACCGTGCTGGAAAATGCCGCGGTGCGCCGCGGGCCTTTGGCGGTAGGGGGCGTGGGCGACGACTATAGCGGCCATGATCGATTGGCGGAAACGGCGCGGCAGCTACGCGCGCTTCCCGGCGCGCGCCTGCTCCTTACGCACTCCCCGGATCTCGCACCGGAAATGCCCGCTGACATATCGTTGCTGCTCGCCGGGCACACGCATTGCGGCCAGGTGGTCCTGCCGCTGGTTGGCGCCTTATGGATACCGGCGCGCCATGGCCGGCGCTACGCCTGCGGGATCGTCCGAGAGGGGCAGCGAACGGTGGTGGTCGGTGCCGGCCTCGGTACCAGCATGTTGCCGCTGCGGCTGGGCGCGCCACCGGACGTTTGGCTGCTTCGGCTGCACGGCACGCAGCGGCCGGCGCCCCGCGCCAGCCGCTGAGCATATCGGGCGCGCCTCAGGCCTTGCGGCTCGCCTCGAACAGGAACCAGGCACGCTCCTCCGCCTGATCGGTCCATTCGTCCACGATGCCGCTGGTGGCATTGTCCTTCGCCGCATCGGCGGCGTCCTTCACCACGCGGAAGCTTTCCACGAGCTTCAGATTATCATCACGCAATTCGCTCAGCATCTCGCCCGCCGGGACGAAATCGCGATCATTGTCGGTGATCGTCTGGCGACGCGAAATGTCCCCGATCGAACGCAGCGTCACATTGCCCGTCTTGCGCACACGCTCCGCGATGGCGTCGGTCACACCCAGGATCTGCGTCGCCTGATCGTCCAGCAACAGGTGATAATCCCGGAAATGCGGGCCTGAGACATGCCAGTGGAAGTTCTTGGTCTTGAGGTACAGCGCATAGCAATCCGCCAGCGCGGCGTTCAGCGCGTCGGCAACCGATCGGGTGTCGTTGCGGCGCAGATCGGACGGGGTCTTCAGGTCGGGGGCAATATCGGACACGGTTGGGCGCTCCAGAAATTAGGCTTCGTTGCGTTAACGGTTCGATCGCGGAATCGCTCCCAACGCATCCGACCTCCCGCCCAAATTTGGCTCAGATCAGCCGCATCGCTGACAGGCCGATGACGATCCCCGCCACGCCCAGCATAAGCGCGGAGACAAGGCGGATCGCGCGCTGCGGCAGCGCAAGCCATTGGCGTTCCCCCATCAGCGTCGCGGGGATGGTGATCGCCAGCGCACCGATCGTCCCGCCAACCGCCGCCAGCCAGGGCAGCTCGCTCCGCGCGGCGAGCGCCAGGACGATGAACTGCATCCGATCGCCGAAGATCATGATCGCCAGGCCGAGCGTGCTCGTGCCCGGTGCTCCCAGGCGCCATCCCTCCAGCCGGTCGGGCGATCGGGAGCGGATGGTGGTGCTCAGCGCGGCCAGCACCAGGGCGAGCGCCAGTAGCAGCAGGCACGCTTCCTGGGACAACAGCGGGGCAAGGATAATCGCCCCCACCACACCCAGCGTGTAATTGCCGGCGAGCGCGACCGCCGTGGCGCCGATCACGACCGCCGGTACGCGAAACCGGTCGGCGAGAATCGCCGCCAGCCACGGCGTCTTGTCGCCGGCCTGGCATATCGCGCCCAGCACCAGGGCTGCCATCAGCGCGTCCATGGGCGCCGATCAGATCCGGCGTGCGCCGCCCGCCGATCGCAGCGCGGCGAGCACATCCCTGCCTTGTTGTTGCTCACGCATATTCCCCTTATGCAGACGCCATGCGGCACGGGCTACTCGGGCGTCGGTTCGCTCGTGCGGGATCGGCATGAAGGTGCCGTTAAAGCCGCCCTCGGCTTGACTTTCCGACGATGATCCTGCATGCGCCCGCCTCTGAAAGCGGCGCGCCCACGCTCGCCGCTATTTTTTGTTTCGCTTCAAGAACAGGATTCGCGGGTCATGGCAAAGCCGACCACCGTCAAGATCAAGCTCGTCAGCTCGGCTGACACCGGCTTCTTCTATGTCACCAAGAAGAACCCCCGTACCAAGACGGAAAAGCTGAGCTTCAACAAGTATGATCCCGTCGTGCGCAAGCACGTCGAGTTCAAGGAAGCAAAGATCAAGTAATCCGACGTGATCGGCGAACGCGCACGAACTGCGTTCGCCGACGGTATCGGATTGCTCCCTTGCGTCGGCGCCGACGGTGATTCGTGCTCAGTCACGGTCCGCTGAATCGGCCTGACGAACGCAGGCGCTTCACGCGGAACGGCATCAGCCCCGCCTGATCGGACGATCGGGCGGCTGTGGCTATTTGCGCGTCCCGCAGACCACTGGCCCGCCCGCCGCCGCGCGCACGGTACATTTCGCCGGCCCGGTGATGATGACCCTGCCCAACCCGGTCGTGGTGACCTGCGCGGTTTGACGCGCCATTGCCGTGGTTTCACCCAGGCCGTTCAGTTGCACCGTCAAATCTTTCACCGCCAGTTTGGCCGCGTCGATGGTACCGGTTCCGTCGCTGCTCAGCCGCGCCCGATTCGCCTGCCCGGCGACCGTCAGCGCCCCGGAGCCCAGCAGCGATGCGGTGAACTGATCGGCCTCGATCCGGTCGATCGTCAGGCTGCCGGCACCATGGACGGCGACCGCCACCTGCTGCCCGGCCATGCGATTGACGGTGGTGCGCGCCCCGGCGGACACTGCCAGATTGCCTAGGCGCGGCGTGGAAAGGGTGATGATCGCCGCCGCGGCATTGGCCTTGGCGAATCGCTCGCCCCAACCGCCCGAGCCCATCCGAACGGTTAGGGTCGCGCCATTCACCGCGATCGCGACCCGCTCGATCAGGTCGCGATCGCCCTTGATCGTCGCGCCCGGCGAAGCGCCGGTGACGATCCGCACCTCAAAGGGGCCGTCAACGCGTACCCGCTCGAAACTGCCGACGGAGACGACCCGATCCGCCGCGGCCGCTGGCACAGCCGCCAGGAGCAGCAGAAGACATAAAAAGCGCGCGATCATGGCGCGGTCAGTCGCACCAACCACCAGCCGCGCGCAAGGGCTCAGCCGCCGCAGCGCACGTCGCCAGCGCCGACCTTGGTGATCTCGCACTTCGCCTGCGGGCCGAGGTCAACATCGCCCGCTCCCATGATGGCCACTTTGGCGGGTCCGTTCACCACCGCGCGGATGTTGCCAGCACCCGCGATGTTCACATCGGCACTGGCGGCACGCAGCCCCGCCGCCTCCACGTCGCCAGAGCCCGCGATGTTCACCGCCAGCGCATCCGCTTCGCCCGCCGCCTTCGCACTGCCAGAGCCGGCGATCGAAAGCTCAAGCTGGTCGACGCCCACTCGGCCGAGGTCCAGCGTGCCCGAGCCTGCAATGCTGCCGTCGAACTTGGCGCCCTCGATCCGGTCCACCGCGATGTCGCCTGATCCTGCCAGCCGCGCCGCCTCGATGCGCGGCATGGTGACGTAGATCTTTACCGAGCCCGAGCTCCAGTTGATCCCGCTGCCCTGCCGGGTGATCAGCAGACGGTCGCCATCCTTGGCGATCTTCACGCGCGAAAGCACGTCGGGCTCGCCCTCCGCCCGCACGGAAAATCCGGTTCCGACGCGAACGTCCACGTCGTCAGGTCCGCGCTGGTCGATGCTGGAAAAGTCAGCGACGGCATAGCTGCGCTCGTTTCCGCTGCCGGTGCCGGCAATGCTGGGCGTATCGTCATCGCCCGACCAGACGCCACATGCCGCCAACGGGATCAAGAGAGCCAAAGCCGAACCGCGCATAACATCCTCCTGTGTATTGCTACACTAATACACGCAGCGGCGTTCGGCAAGTCTCAGCCGCCGCAGATCGCCCGGCCGCTCCCTGCGCGTCGCACGGTGCAGCGCGCGCCCTTGCCCAATTCGACCACCCCACTGCCGGCCAGCGACACGGTGGCGGGACCATCGACCAGGGCGCGCACGCGGCCCGATCCTGCCGCGGAAACGGTGGCGCTTCTTGCCCGGAGATCAGGCGCGGCGAACCTGCCGGATCCGCTATTGCGCACTGTCAGGCGCTCGGCGCGGCCCGCGGCTGAAATGTCGCCCGATCCGCCGATCGATACCGCCAGGTCGCCCACTGCCACCGTGCCGAGCGACAGGCTGCCCGATCCGCCCACGCTGGCGCGCAGGCTCTCACCCGTCACCCGGTCCACCGTCATCCGGCCGGAGCCCCCGATGCTGGCACTCGCCAGTCGGGGCATGGTGATGCTGACGCGGACCTGCTGATCCGCCGCCGAGCGGTTGTTGCGCCAATTGTTGCGCGGGCGAATGCTGAGCGCGCGCCCTTCGCGATCGATCTTCAGGCGCGCCACCGCCTCTGCCGGCCCGTTGACACGCACCGACCAGGATGGGCCGACCCGCACGTCCACCGTGGCCGAGGTGCCAAGCCCGACACTGTCGAAATCGCCAACGCGATAGATCAGCGCATCCCCCTCCCGCTGCCCGGCGATTTCTTCTGCCTGGGCGCCCGTTGCCGCGACGCCAAGCATGAGGGTGAGCAGATAGGCCGTCGGACGCATGATCATCTCCCTGGTGTATTTGCCGTCTAATACACCTTGCGAACTACAGATGTAAACACAAGAAGGCGACGGGCACGAAAAAGGGGCGGCCCCAGCGGGACCGCCCCTTTTCGATCAGACGATCAGGTGCAGGAGCCAGAAGCTCCCGCGCGGCGTCAGGCCGGCACCTTGTCCTTGTTGTAGATCGCCGCAGCCTGGCGGAGGATCTCGAGGATCTTCTCCTGCGCGGCCGGCTCGTCGATCTGCTCCATCGCGGCAAGCTCACGGGCGAGACGGCTGCAAGCCCCCTCGAAGATCTGCCGCTCGGAATAGCTCTGCTCGGGCTGGTCATCGGCACGGAACAGGTCGCGGACCACTTCGGCGATCGACACGAGGTCGCCCGAGTTGATCTTCGCTTCATATTCCTGCGCGCGGCGCGACCACATGGTGCGCTTGACCTTGGGCTTGCCCTTCAGCGTTTCCATCGCTTCGCGCATCGTCTTGTCCGACGACAGCTTGCGCATCCCCACGCTCTCGGCCTTGTTGGTCGGCACGCGGAGCGTCATTTTTTCCTTTTCGAAGCGCAGCACGTACAGTTCGAGCTGCATGCCGGCAATTTCCTGTTTCTGCAGCTCGATCACACGGCCGACACCGTGCTTCGGGTAAACAACATAATCTCCGACGTCGAAATGCAGCGCCTTGGCAGCCATAGGAACCGGATCCTCCGGGTTGAATCACGCCATCGGCACAACCATACGGACGTTTCCGCCCGCCTGAGCCCATCCATCATGACGTGAAGGGTTAGCGTCTCCAGCGGACGCGCTAGGTCAATGCGTCCGTCGCGGGAGTATATAGCAGAGTTGCAACAATATTACCAGCGCAGATGAGTCAGTATCGCTGGCATATCTGCGCTTTCCCATGGTCGTGCATGGACCATGCGGTTCACTCGGCTGGATCGGCCGGCGGGATCGACATGTATCAGCCATCAGGCTGGCACTGCGCAGCCCGCCGATCAATGGCGGGCTTTACCTATGGAAATGAGGCGGCCGGGCAGCCGCCGCTCAATCCCCGGTGCCGGGTTCGGCGGAGAAATACTTGTCGTACTTGCCTTCCTCGCCCTTGTGCTCGTCGGCATCGGCCGGCGTCTGGTCGAGCTTGCGCGTGACATTGGGCCACTGGCCGGAGAAGGTGGCGTTCAGCTCCAGCCACTGTTCCAGACCGTTTTCCGTATCGGGCAGGATCGCCTCGGCCGGGCATTCGGGCTCGCACACGCCGCAATCGATGCATTCGCTTGGATTGATGACGAGCATGTTCTCGCCCTCATAGAAGCAGTCGACCGGACACACCTCGACGCAATCCATATATTTGCAACGGATGCACGCGTCGGTGACGACATAGGTCATGGCCGGCAAAACTCCTTCGATCGGCAGACTGGGGGCCGCTGCTATTCGGGCCGCCTGCCAGCGTCAATCGCCGTCGCTCTTCTGCGATTCGTTCGCGGCGACCGCGCCTGCTTCCAGATCACGATAGCACAGCCGCGCCTCGGGCGCAGGTCCGCGGCGCTGCGGCAGGGCCTCCACGCGCAGGACGTGCACCGATCCCGCCTTGAAGAAGGTCAGCACATTGCCGATTCGCACCGGCGCATGGGCTCGGTCGACGGGCCGCCCGTTGATGCGCAGCCGCCCGTCCACCGCCATTGCCTGCGCCACCTCGCGCGTTTTGGCGAGTCGCGTGAACCACAAGAAACGGTCCAGGCGCATGCTCGCCTCAGTCAAAGGCCAGCTCCGCCAGCGCGGCAAAGGCGTTGTCGGGTCGCGGCCGCGCCACCTTGGCCGCCGGTCGCCCGCGCCATGCCCAGCGGCCTTCCGTAGCGGGGCGGAAACCCAGTTCCACCATCAGCCGCGCAACCGTCCCCGGCTCCAGCCCGATGGAGGTGGCGAGCGCCGGATCGGGCAGGAAGGGCGCACGCGCACCTTGGCCCTTGGGGCGGGCATCATGCGCCGATCGCGCGATCCGCTCCACCAGGTCGACGCGCACCGCCTGTGCCCCCAGCGGGCGAAAGCCGGCGGCAAGCGTCGCACCGCGCGCGCCGCGCGGCAGCACCGTCGCTCCCTCGCGCGGCGCATCGGGCACCTGCGCGCCCGCCGCCGCTAGCACCGCCTCGCGCCACGCGCGCGCGCGCTGTTTCAGCATTCGGGGATCGAACAGGTCAAGCGCGCCGATCGTCACGCCTGCCTTGCGCAGCCGGTGCCGGTCGTGCGGCGTCAGCGCCTCCACCGCGCCGCGCACCGGCAGCCGCTGCGCCAGCCCGCCGCCAGCCTCGATCGCGGCGGCGACACTGCGCAGCGCGGGCGTGGCCGCCGCATCGCGCGCCATCTCGGCCAGCGTCGCCAGCACGGGAAGCTGTGCCTTCACGGCATCATCCACCCATGCCTGGATTCGCGCAGTCACCGAGCGGCGCAGCGCGGGGTCGAGGCAATCGAGCGCCTCGTCCAGCTGAACGGCGGGCCGCGCCAGCGACCGCCCGCGCACCAGTCGGGCGACCGGATGGTCCTGCCAAATGACGGTGCCGCCGTCGGTCAGCGCGAAGGCCGCATTCTCCGCCTGGCTCAGCGCCTGGCCACGCGTCGCACGCTCGCGCGTCAGCTGCTTTTCCGCCGTCGCCAGCAACAGGCGCTTGTCCGACGCGCGCGCATCGGGCGCCACGACGAAGCGAAAGCCCTGGAGATGCCCGATCGAGTGCGTGTCGATCGTCACTTCGCCCTCGGCGCCGATCTCCACCGGCAGCGCGCCCGCGCCAGCACCGATCTGTTTCATCAGCACGCTGGTTCGCTTGTCTACGAAGCGCTGCGTCAGGCTGGTGTGCAGCGCATCGGACAGCCGCTCCTCCACCGCCATGGTGCGCGCCGCCCAATGCTGCGGATCGGCCAGCCAGTCACCTCGCTGCGCGATATAGGCCCAGGTACGGATCGCGGCGACGCGGCCGGCGATGATCTCCACATCGCCGTCCACCCGGTCGAGCCGCGCCACTTCGTCGGCAAACCATTGGTGCGGCAGATATCCTTCGGAAAGATGCCCGAACACGCGGGCAACGAAGCGGGCATGCGGCTCCACGCCCAGCTTTTGGAAATCGGGAATGCCGCATACCGCCCACAGGCGATCCACCTGCCCGCGCGCCTGTGCCCGGATCGCCGGATCCTCGGCCAGCCGGCGCAGCACGGCAAGGTCGACCGATTCGGGCGCGGCGCGCAACGTCTCATGCTGCGGCGGCGCGCTGAGCGAGGCGAGCAGCGAATCGATGCTCGACAGGTCAGGATCGCCATCGCGCCAGAACATCCAGTCCAGCGTGGGGAAGCGATGCGCCTCGATCGCCAGCACCTCCTCGGGCAGGAACGCTTCCGGCCCCTCCTCCGCCACGGCTCCGAACGTGCCGTCGCGCTGGTGCCGGCCCGCGCGCCCGGCGATCTGCGCCATTTCGGAAATGGTCAGCCGGCGCCGGCGCCGTCCGTCGAACTTGTGCAGCCCGGCGAACGCCACATGCGCCACATCCATGTTGAGGCCCATGCCGATCGCATCGGTCGCGACCAGGTAATCCACCTCGCCCGCCTGAAACATGGCGACCTGCGCATTGCGGGTGCGCGGGGAAAGCGCGCCCATCACCACCGCCGCCCCGCCGCGCAGCCGGCGCAGCATCTCGGCGACGAGATAGACCTCCTCGGCGCTGAAGGCGACGATCGCCGATCGCCGCGGCAGCCGGCTGATCTTCTTCGCCCCGGCATAGGAAAGGTCGGAAAAGCGCGGTCGCTCCACGATCTCCACGCCTGGCACCAGGGATCGGACCACCGGCTTCAGCGCGGCCGAGCCGAGGATCATGGTTTCCTCGCGCCCGCGCGCGTGCAGCAGCCGGTCGGTGAACACGTGCCCCCGCTCCGCGTCTGCGCCAAGCTGCGCCTCGTCGATCCCGACAAAGGCGACGTCGCGATCCACCGGCATGCTTTCGGCCGTGCACAGGAACCAGCGCGCGTCCTTCGGAACGATCCGCTCCTCGCCGGTGATCAGCGCGACGCGGTTCGCGCCCTTCATGGCCACCACGCGATCATAGACCTCCCGTGCCAGCAGCCGCAGGGGAAAGCCGATCATTCCCGATGAATGCGCGACCATCCGCTCGACCGCGAGGTGGGTCTTGCCGGTATTGGTCGGCCCCAGAACCGCTGTGACGCGGGCATTGTCGTGGCGAGCCATGGTGGGGACAACATCGGGCGACAGCCGCCGCGAATCAACCATTCCCTTCCGGCGCAGGTGCCGAACGGTTCGGCGCAACGCGGCCGCTAAGCCGCCGGGTTAATTTGACTTTAGGGTCTTGCCGCCACAACGCTCGGGCCTGCGCCGGGGGTGGATCGGCGAATTGTTGCGTTTGGGAGCGCTCATACTCGCCGTGTTCTTGCGAGAGCAGCCTGGGTTGGAACTGGCCGGTGGCGCGGGTGCGCGCGGGTTCGGCCGTGCCGTCGCGCCGACGCGCAATCTGTCCTGGCGCGATCATCTGCGCAGCACGCTTCATGAGGTGGAGTGGGTTCCCGATCTCGGCGCCCGCATCGGCAGCGGCACGTGGTGGCGCGGCCTTGCCACGTGCACCGGCCTGATTGCCGCCGCATTGCTGACCGCGCCGGGCATTCAGCCGATCCCGGGCTTCATCACCACCACCATGACCTCGGCGGAGCGGGAGGAAGCGCGCACGCTCTCCATCGCGCCGCTCGGCCTTGGCGCTTCCACCGGCCGGCGCATGGCCGCCAACGATCTGGTCCGTCCTTTGGCCGAGACGCCGGAGCGGCCGATCATCGAACTCACCGCAACGCTGGGCAGCGGCGACAGCTTCGGCGCGGCGCTGCAACGCGCTGGTGTCGGCCGTAGCGATGCGGCGCGCGTTGCGGATCTGGTCGCGGGCGAGGTGGCGCTGGGCGATCTGAAGCCGGGCACCGTGCTCGACCTGACGCTTGGCCGTCGGCACGATCGCCGCGCCGCCCGGCCGCTGGAAAAGATCGCCTTTCGCGCGCGCTTCGATCTCAACCTCGCCGTGCATCGCCAGGGTGACGGGCTGACGCTGGAGCGGCGCCCGATCGCCATTGATCGCACGCCGCTGCGCATCCAGGGGCTGGTCGGCTCCAGCCTTTACCGCTCGGCCCGCGCCGCCGGCGCGCCCGCCAAGCTGGTCGAAGCCTATATCAAGACCATCGCCGCCCGCACCTCGATCGGCGCGATCGACGCGAGCGACCGGTTCGACATCATCGCCGATCACGCCCGCGCCGCGACCGGAGAGGTTCAGGTCGGACAGCTGCAATATGCCGGGCTGGATCAGGGCCGAAAGAAGCTGCGCCTCGTCCGCTGGGAGGATGGCGACGGCAATGGCGGCCAGTTCTGGGATGCCAACGGCCAGTCCGAGCGCCGCGGCTTCATGGGCATGCCGGTCGCCGGTCGCGTCTCCTCCACTTACGGCATGCGCCGCCATCCGCTGCTCGGCTTCCTGCGCATGCACAAGGGGATGGATCTCGCCGCCCCGCACGGCTCGCCGATCTACGCTCCCATTGAGGGCCGCGTGGTGATGGCCGGCCGCAACCGCGGCTATGGCAATTTCGTGAAGCTCAATCACTCGGGCGGCGTCTCGAGCGGCTATGGCCATATGAGCCGCATCGCCGTGCGCCCGGGCCAGTCGGTGTCGCGCGGCCAGGTGATTGGCTATGTCGGCTCCACCGGCCTGTCCACCGGCCCGCACCTTCATTGGGAAGTGTGGAAGAACGGCAAGACGGTAAACCCGCGTTCCATCTCCCTGTCGAGCGTCGCGACACTCTCCGGCCAAAAACTGCGCGCGTTCAAGGCAAAGGTTGCGAACCTGCTGGCGGTACCAGCGGCGAACTGACGCGCGGGCGCAAGCGCGCCTGCCCGCACCGCCAGACGTAGCGCTGACGCCGCCCAGTCCCGTCATTCCCGCGAAGGCGGGAATCCATAAACGCAGCGCCCGCTTCTCTCGTGAGGTCCATAGTTTATGGATCCCCGCCTCCACGGGGATGACGATGGAGAGAGTGGCAGAAGTCGCCCAATAGCGGACGAAGAAGAACGTGCTACGCTACAGCTATGACCATAGAAGCCATGCTCATTGCCGGGGTTGTTGTCGGGTTGCTGATCGGGCTTTTCTCGCCGAACGGGCGCGTTGGCTGCACCATCCTATGGATCGTCCCTATCGCCATGATCGCTTACGTCGCCTTCTGGCAATGGCAGCATCCTGAAAGTTTGCGTTCGACCAGCGCGCTGGATTTCATGTTTGGACCCCTGTGGCCCAGCCTCGGTGCGAGCGCGGGCTACGTGGTTGGTGGCGGCCTGCGCTTTCTCGTTCGCCGCTCAACGGGGACGGGCAGCTAACCTCCCGATCGCGGTTATCCGGAAATCAGTAATCCTCTCCCGAGAATCCCGCTACACCGCCTGCCCGGCCGCCCAGCCGCTCGCCCAGGCCCATTGAAAGTTATATCCGCCCAGCCAGCCGGTAACGTCCACCGCCTCGCCGATCACGTGCAGCCCCGGCACTCGCCGCGCCTCCATCGTCTGCGACGACAGGTCCGCGGTAGATACCCCGCCCACCGTCACCTCGGCCTTGGCGAATCCCTCGCTGCCGTTCGGCTCAAACCGCCACGCCGCCAGCCGCTGCTCCGCGGCGGCGAGCTTCGCATCAGGCAGGTTCGCCAGCTCGCCGCCGACGCCCAGCTGCTGCGCCAGCGCGTCGGCCAGCCGCTGCGGCATCGCGCCCGCCAGCAGCTTCGTCACCCCCGCACGCGGCGTCGCGCGCTTGGCGGCGCGTAGCCACCCCTCGTCATGCCCCGGCAGCAGATCCACCGTGATCGGCTCGCCATGCCGCCAGTATGAGGACACCTGCAGCACCGCCGGCCCGGAAAGCCCGCGATGCGTGAACAGCATCGCCTCGCGAAACTGCGCCTTGTTGCTGCGGGCTACCACCTCGGTCGCGACCCCCGCCAGCGCGCGGAACGGATCCTCCCCACTGAGCGTCAGCGGCACCAGCGCCGGCCGCGGCTCCACCACTTTCAACCCAAAGCGCCGTGCCAGATCGTAAGCGAAGCCGGTTGCCCCCATCTTGGGGATCGAAGGCCCGCCCGTCGCGATCACCAGCGCCGCCGCGCTGGCTTCCCGGCCGCCATAGGTCACGCGAAACCGCCCGTCGGCGTGATCGACCGCACCGATCGCCTGCCCCAACGCGATATCGACATGCCCTTTGTCGCATTCGTCCAGCAGCATGGCGACGATCTGCCGCGCGGAGCCATCGCAGAACAACTGCCCCAGCGTCTTCTCATGCCACGCGATGCCGTAGCGCTCGACCAGCGCCAGGAAGTCTGCCGGCGTGTACCGGGCGAGCGCGGAGCGCGCGAAATGCGGATTGGCCGACAGGAACCGGTCGGGCGCGGTGCCGATGTTGGTGAAATTGCACCGCCCGCCGCCGGAGATCAGGATCTTCTTGCCGGCCTTTTCGGCATGATCGATCACCAGCACGCGCCGCCCGCGCTGCCCCGCCACGGCGGCGCACATCAGCCCCGCCGCGCCGGCGCCCAGCACGATTGCGTCATAGTCGGTCATGGGAGGGGCCTTCAGGCTCTGCCGGCATGTCGCTCAGGCCGGTATGGACGGAATGGCGATACAGCCTAGTGCAGCTTGGCGATCGACAGCCCGTCCTTCTTCGCCTGCTCCTTCACCGATTCCTCGCTTCGGGTCAGCGCCTTGGCAATCGCCTTCAGCGCCATGCCTTTCTTGGCGAGCGTGTGCAGCTTCTGGATCTCGTCCGGGCGCCAGGGCTGGCGATGTCGTTCAAAGCGTTCGGCCATGGGACCTCCTACCCTATCCCATGCATCATCGTCATCCCCGCGAAGGCGGGGATCCATAAACGCTAGCGTGGCGACTCTTGCGAAGACATGCGCGTCTGGATTCCCGCCTCCGCGGGAATGACGGCAGTGGACTGATCACCGCTCGCGCGTCGCCGCGAACCGCACCTTGGAGTAGCGATCGGCGATATAGCCCACTTCCCAAGCGCTCTTGGCGAGGAACACCGGGTTGCCGTCGCGATCCTTGGCCAGCGCGCCACGGTTCAGGTCCATGAAGTCCTTCAGCGCCGCGGGGTCCTCCGCGGAAATCCAGCGCGCGGTGTCGAACGGCGACGCCTCCAGATTCGCGCCCACCTTATATTCCGCCTCCAGCCGCGACAGCAGAACGTCGAGCTGCAGCTGCCCGACCACGCCGATGATCCAGTTCGACCCGATCTCCGGATAGAACACCTGGATCACGCCTTCTTCGGACAGATCGTCCAGCGCCTTGCGCAGCTGCTTCGTCTTGGTCGGATCCTTCAGCGCCACGCGCCGCAGGATTTCCGGCGCGAAGTTCG comes from the Sphingomonas sp. OV641 genome and includes:
- a CDS encoding metallophosphoesterase, whose product is MTRALRTTLLILLLTAIAGVGLIVHAWREAHGPAVVRRGSIALPDWPAGAPPITVALASDIHVGGGAMSPARLVRVMDQIAAERPDLALIAGDFIHGHEAQTAHAAAPALTRAFRRLRPPLGTIAVLGNHDNDSDPAGVTAALRRAGVTVLENAAVRRGPLAVGGVGDDYSGHDRLAETARQLRALPGARLLLTHSPDLAPEMPADISLLLAGHTHCGQVVLPLVGALWIPARHGRRYACGIVREGQRTVVVGAGLGTSMLPLRLGAPPDVWLLRLHGTQRPAPRASR
- a CDS encoding Dps family protein → MSDIAPDLKTPSDLRRNDTRSVADALNAALADCYALYLKTKNFHWHVSGPHFRDYHLLLDDQATQILGVTDAIAERVRKTGNVTLRSIGDISRRQTITDNDRDFVPAGEMLSELRDDNLKLVESFRVVKDAADAAKDNATSGIVDEWTDQAEERAWFLFEASRKA
- a CDS encoding TMEM165/GDT1 family protein, with the protein product MAALVLGAICQAGDKTPWLAAILADRFRVPAVVIGATAVALAGNYTLGVVGAIILAPLLSQEACLLLLALALVLAALSTTIRSRSPDRLEGWRLGAPGTSTLGLAIMIFGDRMQFIVLALAARSELPWLAAVGGTIGALAITIPATLMGERQWLALPQRAIRLVSALMLGVAGIVIGLSAMRLI
- the rpmG gene encoding 50S ribosomal protein L33, translating into MAKPTTVKIKLVSSADTGFFYVTKKNPRTKTEKLSFNKYDPVVRKHVEFKEAKIK
- a CDS encoding GIN domain-containing protein — translated: MIARFLCLLLLLAAVPAAAADRVVSVGSFERVRVDGPFEVRIVTGASPGATIKGDRDLIERVAIAVNGATLTVRMGSGGWGERFAKANAAAAIITLSTPRLGNLAVSAGARTTVNRMAGQQVAVAVHGAGSLTIDRIEADQFTASLLGSGALTVAGQANRARLSSDGTGTIDAAKLAVKDLTVQLNGLGETTAMARQTAQVTTTGLGRVIITGPAKCTVRAAAGGPVVCGTRK
- a CDS encoding head GIN domain-containing protein → MRGSALALLIPLAACGVWSGDDDTPSIAGTGSGNERSYAVADFSSIDQRGPDDVDVRVGTGFSVRAEGEPDVLSRVKIAKDGDRLLITRQGSGINWSSGSVKIYVTMPRIEAARLAGSGDIAVDRIEGAKFDGSIAGSGTLDLGRVGVDQLELSIAGSGSAKAAGEADALAVNIAGSGDVEAAGLRAASADVNIAGAGNIRAVVNGPAKVAIMGAGDVDLGPQAKCEITKVGAGDVRCGG
- a CDS encoding GIN domain-containing protein — encoded protein: MRPTAYLLTLMLGVAATGAQAEEIAGQREGDALIYRVGDFDSVGLGTSATVDVRVGPSWSVRVNGPAEAVARLKIDREGRALSIRPRNNWRNNRSAADQQVRVSITMPRLASASIGGSGRMTVDRVTGESLRASVGGSGSLSLGTVAVGDLAVSIGGSGDISAAGRAERLTVRNSGSGRFAAPDLRARSATVSAAGSGRVRALVDGPATVSLAGSGVVELGKGARCTVRRAGSGRAICGG
- a CDS encoding CarD family transcriptional regulator, producing the protein MAAKALHFDVGDYVVYPKHGVGRVIELQKQEIAGMQLELYVLRFEKEKMTLRVPTNKAESVGMRKLSSDKTMREAMETLKGKPKVKRTMWSRRAQEYEAKINSGDLVSIAEVVRDLFRADDQPEQSYSERQIFEGACSRLARELAAMEQIDEPAAQEKILEILRQAAAIYNKDKVPA
- the fdxA gene encoding ferredoxin FdxA; translated protein: MTYVVTDACIRCKYMDCVEVCPVDCFYEGENMLVINPSECIDCGVCEPECPAEAILPDTENGLEQWLELNATFSGQWPNVTRKLDQTPADADEHKGEEGKYDKYFSAEPGTGD
- a CDS encoding RNA-binding S4 domain-containing protein produces the protein MRLDRFLWFTRLAKTREVAQAMAVDGRLRINGRPVDRAHAPVRIGNVLTFFKAGSVHVLRVEALPQRRGPAPEARLCYRDLEAGAVAANESQKSDGD